A region of the Stieleria neptunia genome:
GCCGGTTTGGAAAGTGGTTTGTGATGATCCTTTGCCTGAGCAACCGCCCAGCCTTGGCCAGATGATTCTGATGATCGGTCAGCTCGGGGGACACAACAACCGTCGCGGCGACAACCCGCCAGGTGCCGAAGCGATGTGGAACGGTCTGCGTCGGATGAAAGACTTCTCACTGGCTTGGCGAGCATTCGGCCACGACGGTTCCTGACATTTACGTATAACTGACAGGCCTTACGGCCAGCGGCTCACCATTGACTCCGCACATCCCGATTCGATCGACACGCTGGCTAGCGACCGGCACGTGGTGCACGAACGACCATCACACCGGTCCGATCCAACGATTTCCTCACCCCCGCCAGCGACGCACTTGCAAGTCGACGATCAGGGGGCGATAAAAGGCAACTCTTGTCGCCAGCGCACTTTCTTCGAACGCAACCGAATCGCTGAAATGTCCGAGTTGCCGAACGCTCCCCCGTTGAATCATTCCCCCAAGGCGTCGCCCGAGCCGCCCCCGGATCAAACCAATCGCCAGCAGCTGCGTGAACTGGAACTGGAACTCGACAAGATCCGCTGCCAAGCCGACGCGGCGCGGTTGGATGCTCAAGCGGCCGAGTTGGAATTGCAGATTCAGCGGCTTCGCGAATGCCTGGAACACGACGACGTCGCCGATCTGGAATCGGCGACGCGCGTCGCTCACCTGGCCGATTCCCCGCAGCCGCCGGGACCGACTGCCGGGCCACTCCCCACAGCGGGTCGCGCGCGTTCTGCCTTCGATTCTCCACGCAGACGGCCACCCAAAGCCGCGACGATCTACCGCCACGGTCCGCCCGAGGCGGACGATCACCGCGATGAATCCGATCTTGCCCGGGGCGAGACCGGATTTCGCCCCAATCCCACCAGCCGACGCTTTGAAAACTGGAACCAGGTGCAAGACGCGCTCGATCTCGCGGTCGTCGCTCCATCAGGCAGCGACGCATCAGGCAGCGACGCATCAGGCAGCGACTCGCACGGGACCTGTTCGCTGGACTCGCTAAAGCAGGGCTCGCCGAAGCTGGGCTCGCGGATTGCCCCGGGGGACACCAAACCGTCAAACACCAAACGATCGAAAACATCGCCGCCGCGGCGTTCGGATCCGGCGGAGCACATCGATCTGGCCACCACGGCGTCCGACCCTCCGCCGCGACGACGCAAGCCTGCCGCCTGGTTGCTCAGCGCGGTGTTCCACGGCTTGATCTTGCTCGCGCTGGCGTTCTTCACGCTGGCATCGCCGCCACCGGGAGACCAGATCGCGATCGCCGGTTCGGTCGCCGAGACGGAAGAATTGGCCATCGAATCGCTCTCGATCGAAACCCCCGAGCTGCCGCCGACGCCGCACGAACCGACACCGAGCGAGTTGGAGGATGAGATCAGCGACATCGGCGAGATTTCCGTGGTCGATTTGATCAGCGATGCACCGCCGGCACCGCCGACCCCGCTGATCGAGTCGATGATCCGGCGCGACGTGACCAGCATGACAGCGATGTCATTGAAATCCGATTCCGATGCGACGATGAGCTTTTGCGGCGTCGACGGCGGCGGCAACCACTTTGTCTATTTGGTCGACAGCAGCGGCAGCATGGGCGACGCGTTTGAATCGGCGCGCGCGGCGTTGTTGCAATCGATTCGCTTGCTGAAACCCGATCAACGTTTTTACGTCATCTTTTTCGACGCCGAACCGGATTACATGCGATTGTCGTCTGCCGACCAAGACGAGCCCCGGAGCGTTTACGCGACGGCCGAGAACAAGCAGAGGCTGCAGCGGTGGGCGATGAGGATCAAGATGGATCGTGGCCGGGCGCCCTATGACGCCTTGCCGTTTGCGCTGGAACTGAATCCGGACGTGATCTTTCTGTTGTCCGACGGTGAGTTCCCCCAGCGGATCGAGGACCTGTTGGCGGAGATCAATCGCGTCGACAATCTGTTCGGCGACGACGGCCCGATCAGCATCGTGCACACGATCGGCTATCACAGCCGAGAAGGCGAGAGTCGGATGCGGCGGATCGCCAAACAGAACGGCGGCCAATACCGGTATGTCCCCAAACCGAACGAATGACGTTGATGGAAAGTGGCGTAAGCTTCCAGCTTGCGCTGTGGGAATCGCAAGCTGGAAGCTTACGCCACGTCGTGTGGCGACGGCCTAGTGCTTCGTCAACTTTTATTCTTAGGGTACCGCGGAAAAGAAGTCAGGTACCAAAAATGCGAAGCACCCTGCGGGCCATTTGGTTTTTGGTACCTGACCCCTTTTCCGCTCGACAAACGCAGGCTCGAAAATTGAAAGCTGACAAAGCACTAGCGTTCGATCCAGGGGTTGTCGGTTTCGCTGATCGGCACTTGCGAGGTGACAAACTTGACGATCTCGGGGATCACCTTGGCCGATTCGTTGACCAAGAAGGGGCCTCCCAACGGCTGCTTGACCTGTAGCAATTCCAGCCCTTGCGGATCCTTGCCTCCGCTGAGTTTCTTTTTGGCCGCCTCGACACGCTTGTAGATTCGATCGGTGTCGCTCTGCTCCGCGGAGCCTTCACCGACAACCATCATGATCGGCAGTGAGGCGACGGTGGGAACCGCGATCGAGGTTTCGATCGGGACCCCCTTCAACAATCGTTCCGGCGACACCAGCACCAGGGCTTTGACGTCTTGGCCTTGCTTGCGTGTCCCGACGGGCACAAAACTCCAATCGCGTTGCGTCCAACCGGCGGCTAACACACAGCCTTCGCGGATGCCGATGACGACCAGCGCGTTCAAATTCAACTTTCCCTCGTTGTTTTCCTTTTCCAAGAACGCTTTGGCCGCATCCAAGTCGTACTTGACGATCGCCATCACGTGTTGCTTTCGCATCCGTTCCAAATCGAACTCTTGGGTTTCACCACGTGGATCGGTGTACTCACGCGATCCGCCGTGCCCGCGGTAGTCGAGCGCCAAGACGGCGCAGCCGGCATCGCGGAGTGCGACGCACAGCTTGCCGTAGGGAGCCTTTTGCCCTTTCCACTCATGGACGATCATCACCGGGATCGCCGCCTTGCCTTTGTTGGAACCGAAATAATATCCGCTCAGTTCCAAACCGTCCTTGGTCGGCAATTTGACGGGCCCCGGCGGAGGCGGCGGATCCACCTTCTTCCGAGGACCTTGTGCGGAGAGAGTCGACTGCGTCAACAACGTCAGTGTGAACGCAAAGATGACAACTCGTACGGACAGACGGCGCATTCTAAACTCCTGGGCAGATACTCTCGGTCGGCAATCTCGGTTTGCTCATTTCCCTCTATTATGCGCTGAAACGGCCCTCAATGCCTAATTGAGAAGCTCTAAAAAGGCCCGCATCCAGGCAGGATGGGCCGGCCAGGCCGGTGCGCTGACCAGGTGTCCGTGCGTGTGAGCCGAATCCATCGTCGCGGCCGGCTCGACATATTTCCCACCCCCGGCGGTGACTTCGAACTGCACCGCAGGGTAGCAACTGCAGTCTTTTCCGACCAAGACGCCTGCCGCGGCGAGGATTTGCGGGCCGTGACAGATCGCGGCGATCGGTTTCTTTTCGACGTCAAATTGCTTGACAATCTCCAACACCCGGTCGTTGAGACGCAGGTATTCCGGCGCCCGGCCGCCCGGGACCACCAAGGCGTCGTAGTCCGCGACGTCGACCGCAGAAAAATCGGCGGTGATGGCGAAGCGGTGCCCGGGTTTTTCGCTGTAGGTCTGGTCCCCGTCGAAATCATGGATCGCCGTCGCCACCGTGTCGCCGGGCGATTTGTCGGGACAGACCGTGTCGACGGCGTGACCCATCGTTTGCAGGATCTGCAGCGGGACCATCGCCTCGTAATCCTCGACATAGTCCCCGACGATCATCAAAATCTTCTTGCCCATTTGAATTTGCCTTGCGGTTGGTGGAGTCCTGATTTTTCCGCCCCAGGCCGATTTTCGGATCGGAATCGTAACCTAGAGTGGCATTGAAATTTAAACCGGGGAATACGTTTATGCGATACGCAATCCTTCTGAGCACACTGCTGATCACCTCCATCACCACCACCTCGGCGACCTCTCCGACGGGCTGGAGCCCGATCATTCTGCCGACCGGTGACTACCGGACGAAAATCAAATCGATGCCCATCGAGCAACGCCCGGGTCGTCTGCTGCATGTCTACGGCAACACGGTGCGTCTATTGGACCAATCCAGCCGCGGCATCGCGACGCGACCGATCCAGCAAATCTTCCTCGGGACGACGGTGCGTCGCACCGACGGGTTCCGAGGGAATTGATCGGAAGACCACTTACTTTGACGCCAAGCGGGGTGTTTTCCGTTAGCGGTAGGGCGCGAGCCCTCCGGTCATTCACGGCGCAACCGGACGGCCCGCGGGCAGGGGGGGTGAGGGCGCCGGCGGCCTGAGCGAACAACAAGAACCGGCCGACCCTCGCCAATCCGCAAAGTTTGCCAAGATTCCTTAATCAGACGAACCGTCAATGTCGAAAAAGCCTACTACCGGGCGCGGTGTCGGCGAAAATCCGCGCGTGCACGGCGTTAATTTACGGCGCCACTCAACGGCGCCAATCAACGGCGACCATCCATTGACCTGATGCAATATCTGGAATCCTCATGATTCAAGACGCACTTCGACGTTTCGCGTTTGTGACCTGCTTTCTTGCTGTCGGTGTGTTCCACTGCGCCACGGGCGCCCTCGGCGGCGATCGCACGATCCGCCGCAAGCAACCCGACCGAAGCACCTATCAACCGCCGGTGCTTGAAACCCACCACCTTGAAACCGTGACGGTCACGCAGGCCGATCGCAGCGAACAAGCCGGCGAACAACATAGCGGGCTGGTCGACGCACCATTGGACGCGCTCCCACAGCCGCGCCGCCGCGCCGAACCTGTCGTCACCGAAGCGTCCTTGCCGGACCCGGTCGTGCTGTCAGAAAACGGAGCGACGGTGCAGACGGTCAGCTATGAAACCTCCAACCAACGACACGTGAACGTCGATCCGCAGCACCAGGCGGTTCAAACCTGCTCGTGTGAATCCTGCCGCAGCGGCGGCGCCCATGTTCCGCTGCCACCGCCGATGCCCCACACCGTCGATGCATCGCCATACGGATTCGCCGGTGAGGTGTTTGACGGCGGCTGCGATTCGCAGTTCTGTGACGGGGCATCCTGCGACGGCGGATGCGATGCGATCGGA
Encoded here:
- a CDS encoding vWA domain-containing protein, whose product is MSELPNAPPLNHSPKASPEPPPDQTNRQQLRELELELDKIRCQADAARLDAQAAELELQIQRLRECLEHDDVADLESATRVAHLADSPQPPGPTAGPLPTAGRARSAFDSPRRRPPKAATIYRHGPPEADDHRDESDLARGETGFRPNPTSRRFENWNQVQDALDLAVVAPSGSDASGSDASGSDSHGTCSLDSLKQGSPKLGSRIAPGDTKPSNTKRSKTSPPRRSDPAEHIDLATTASDPPPRRRKPAAWLLSAVFHGLILLALAFFTLASPPPGDQIAIAGSVAETEELAIESLSIETPELPPTPHEPTPSELEDEISDIGEISVVDLISDAPPAPPTPLIESMIRRDVTSMTAMSLKSDSDATMSFCGVDGGGNHFVYLVDSSGSMGDAFESARAALLQSIRLLKPDQRFYVIFFDAEPDYMRLSSADQDEPRSVYATAENKQRLQRWAMRIKMDRGRAPYDALPFALELNPDVIFLLSDGEFPQRIEDLLAEINRVDNLFGDDGPISIVHTIGYHSREGESRMRRIAKQNGGQYRYVPKPNE
- a CDS encoding alpha/beta hydrolase; this translates as MRRLSVRVVIFAFTLTLLTQSTLSAQGPRKKVDPPPPPGPVKLPTKDGLELSGYYFGSNKGKAAIPVMIVHEWKGQKAPYGKLCVALRDAGCAVLALDYRGHGGSREYTDPRGETQEFDLERMRKQHVMAIVKYDLDAAKAFLEKENNEGKLNLNALVVIGIREGCVLAAGWTQRDWSFVPVGTRKQGQDVKALVLVSPERLLKGVPIETSIAVPTVASLPIMMVVGEGSAEQSDTDRIYKRVEAAKKKLSGGKDPQGLELLQVKQPLGGPFLVNESAKVIPEIVKFVTSQVPISETDNPWIER
- a CDS encoding DJ-1/PfpI family protein, producing the protein MGKKILMIVGDYVEDYEAMVPLQILQTMGHAVDTVCPDKSPGDTVATAIHDFDGDQTYSEKPGHRFAITADFSAVDVADYDALVVPGGRAPEYLRLNDRVLEIVKQFDVEKKPIAAICHGPQILAAAGVLVGKDCSCYPAVQFEVTAGGGKYVEPAATMDSAHTHGHLVSAPAWPAHPAWMRAFLELLN